From one Pseudodesulfovibrio alkaliphilus genomic stretch:
- a CDS encoding IS66 family transposase, whose amino-acid sequence MTQAVHAMRQERVRPIMDKIKALLDARVKTTPPKSLLGRAISYALGQWERVMVYLEDGRLQPDNNAAENAIRPFAVGRKNWLFSGSPRGAKTSAAIYSLIETTKACGLNPFEYLLHVFERLPYACNENDLKALLPQGMSKNDSA is encoded by the coding sequence TTGACCCAGGCCGTGCATGCCATGCGCCAGGAGCGTGTCCGACCGATCATGGACAAGATCAAGGCGCTGCTCGACGCCCGCGTGAAGACCACACCGCCCAAGAGTCTTCTGGGCCGGGCCATCTCCTACGCTCTGGGCCAGTGGGAAAGGGTCATGGTCTACCTCGAGGACGGCCGCCTGCAGCCGGACAACAATGCGGCCGAGAACGCCATCCGCCCCTTTGCCGTGGGCCGGAAGAACTGGCTGTTCTCCGGCTCTCCCCGAGGAGCCAAGACCAGCGCGGCCATCTATTCCCTCATCGAGACCACCAAGGCTTGCGGCCTCAACCCCTTCGAATATCTCCTGCACGTCTTCGAGCGGCTGCCCTACGCCTGCAACGAGAACGACCTCAAGGCCCTGCTGCCGCAAGGCATGTCAAAGAACGATTCGGCCTAA